A region of Nitrospirota bacterium DNA encodes the following proteins:
- a CDS encoding cobalamin B12-binding domain-containing protein: MKILLINPNRNVLPPVPPIGLEYLAASLVHEGHEIKILDLTFHGHADNLIDDTISGFRPELAGVTVRNIDSVLFSDNEFYLDSVRDVVHRLKVKHGQTVVIGGAGVVVNPEAVLEYLGADCAVAGPAENVIHDLLDAFSRGTGVKKVWRGSFRPYSSCSRITTDTDYQKYYNSGGVAGFETHKGCSSSCIYCIEAQSIVAFKRPEDVIREIREFVERGFSHFHLCDAEFNEDLDHSIEFCSTLKRENMQMQWALYMKPANYNQRLFRLMKETGVNLITLTVDSFKKCPLYWHDAEKIIFNAQSNGIRIAVDFLTGFPYEETDLLTWCLDFFRRLQPDRVTINTFIRLYRPLMITKIIERDETLKAHILGSRDDKDMILPIFYNQTDQAWLRDCISGDDLFRIEGDEKGVNYTRI; encoded by the coding sequence ATGAAAATATTGCTGATTAATCCGAACCGCAATGTGCTCCCCCCGGTACCTCCTATTGGCCTGGAATATCTTGCGGCCAGTCTTGTTCACGAAGGGCATGAAATAAAAATCCTTGATCTTACCTTTCATGGGCATGCTGACAATCTTATAGACGATACAATCTCCGGGTTCAGGCCTGAGCTCGCCGGAGTGACGGTGCGAAACATTGACAGTGTCCTGTTCAGTGATAACGAGTTTTATCTGGATTCTGTGCGTGACGTCGTTCATAGACTGAAGGTCAAGCATGGTCAAACGGTTGTCATTGGCGGGGCAGGTGTAGTGGTTAATCCGGAAGCCGTCCTTGAATATCTCGGTGCTGACTGCGCTGTTGCCGGTCCGGCTGAAAACGTTATCCATGACCTCCTTGATGCCTTCAGCAGGGGAACAGGGGTAAAGAAGGTGTGGAGAGGATCCTTCCGGCCCTATTCGTCCTGCTCAAGAATTACCACTGACACGGATTATCAGAAGTATTACAACTCTGGTGGAGTGGCAGGATTTGAAACGCATAAGGGATGCAGTTCTTCCTGTATTTACTGCATTGAGGCACAATCTATTGTTGCCTTCAAGCGGCCAGAGGATGTGATCAGGGAGATCAGAGAGTTTGTTGAGCGAGGGTTCAGTCATTTCCATCTTTGCGATGCCGAGTTCAATGAAGATCTTGACCACTCCATTGAATTCTGTTCTACGTTGAAGCGGGAAAATATGCAGATGCAATGGGCCCTCTATATGAAGCCGGCAAATTACAATCAGAGGCTTTTCCGGCTTATGAAGGAGACAGGCGTCAATCTTATCACTCTCACGGTCGATTCGTTCAAAAAGTGCCCTCTTTATTGGCATGATGCGGAAAAGATCATCTTCAATGCACAATCGAACGGGATACGCATTGCTGTGGATTTTCTGACCGGTTTCCCGTATGAAGAGACCGATCTGCTAACATGGTGTCTCGACTTCTTCCGGAGGCTGCAGCCCGACAGGGTAACTATCAATACATTCATTCGTTTGTACAGACCCTTAATGATAACAAAGATCATTGAGAGAGACGAAACGCTTAAGGCCCATATCCTTGGCAGTCGAGATGACAAGGATATGATACTCCCGATATTTTACAACCAGACGGATCAGGCCTGGTTAAGAGATTGCATTTCCGGTGATGACCTATTCAGGATTGAAGGGGATGAAAAAGGGGTGAATTATACAAGGATCTGA
- a CDS encoding NifU family protein, producing the protein MKDKIERVLDKVRVSLKAEGGDIELLDVRNDIVYVKLTGACGTCPMSTLTMKSLVETSIKNEIPEIKAVQAV; encoded by the coding sequence CTGAAGGATAAGATCGAGCGGGTTTTGGATAAGGTCAGGGTGAGCCTCAAGGCAGAGGGCGGAGATATTGAGCTTCTGGATGTCAGAAATGATATTGTGTATGTGAAGCTTACAGGTGCATGTGGAACGTGTCCCATGTCAACTCTCACCATGAAGAGCCTTGTTGAAACGAGCATAAAGAATGAGATCCCGGAAATAAAGGCTGTACAGGCAGTCTGA
- a CDS encoding N-acetylmuramoyl-L-alanine amidase — MENTIGRLITKRFFSVVGALFFLAISSVFPSFSSAVDNIDVTDIRYWSYPDYTRVVISLTNSPDYAGNKLSNPDRLYFDIRNSRLKQDLQKTISVGNGMLKTVRAGQFNESTVRVVLDLDKVTKYKVLTMEDPIRLIIDIYGEKPAASVKKRIVLDPGHGGHDPGAVGPKNLYEKDVVLDIALKLKKILANDPNLEIFLTRETDVFIPVEQRPAIAISKNADLFLSIHANASPRRDARGIETYFLNWTNDEEANRVAARENAISLKKMKKLNEGRDVLEVMLSDLRRDNKRDESLKLANFVQQNMVSSLNKSYSHIVDHGVKQALFYVLFGAQMPSVLVEVSFISNPLEEKLLSKDGYRSELAKSIASGINKYMSGAPEGQTIAQRGRTVVR; from the coding sequence ATGGAGAATACAATAGGGCGGCTTATTACAAAAAGATTTTTTTCTGTCGTGGGTGCACTCTTTTTCCTCGCGATATCATCAGTATTCCCTTCTTTCTCTTCCGCTGTTGATAACATAGACGTCACCGATATTCGTTACTGGTCATATCCGGATTATACGCGCGTTGTCATAAGCCTGACCAATAGTCCTGATTATGCCGGGAACAAACTTTCAAATCCGGACAGACTGTATTTTGACATCAGAAACAGCCGTCTGAAGCAGGATCTTCAGAAGACCATATCCGTTGGTAATGGCATGCTCAAGACCGTGCGGGCAGGGCAGTTCAATGAGAGCACCGTGCGCGTTGTGCTTGATCTTGATAAAGTGACCAAGTACAAGGTCTTGACCATGGAAGATCCTATTCGTCTTATTATAGACATCTATGGCGAAAAGCCGGCCGCGTCGGTCAAGAAAAGGATCGTGCTCGATCCCGGCCATGGAGGTCATGACCCGGGAGCGGTCGGTCCGAAGAATTTATACGAAAAAGATGTTGTACTCGACATCGCATTAAAACTGAAGAAGATCCTGGCGAACGATCCGAATCTTGAGATATTCCTTACAAGAGAAACGGATGTGTTTATTCCCGTTGAGCAGCGGCCCGCGATTGCGATCAGCAAGAACGCTGACCTTTTTCTTTCAATCCATGCCAATGCGAGCCCTCGAAGAGATGCGAGAGGGATTGAGACTTATTTTCTCAATTGGACTAACGATGAAGAAGCAAACAGGGTCGCTGCGCGCGAAAATGCCATATCCCTCAAAAAAATGAAAAAGCTGAATGAAGGAAGGGATGTGCTCGAGGTGATGCTGAGCGATCTCAGGAGGGACAATAAACGCGATGAGTCCCTGAAACTCGCAAACTTTGTCCAGCAGAACATGGTGAGCAGCCTGAACAAGAGCTACAGCCATATCGTAGATCACGGCGTGAAGCAGGCCCTTTTCTATGTGCTTTTCGGGGCGCAGATGCCTTCCGTGCTGGTTGAGGTGTCCTTTATCAGCAACCCTCTTGAAGAGAAGCTTCTCTCAAAGGACGGTTACCGTTCAGAACTTGCGAAATCGATTGCATCCGGGATCAACAAATACATGAGTGGGGCACCTGAGGGCCAGACCATAGCACAGCGCGGCAGGACCGTTGTCCGCTGA